One Mucilaginibacter ginkgonis genomic region harbors:
- a CDS encoding PadR family transcriptional regulator, protein MIIENTQTQMRKGILEYCILSIIARGQIYASDIIAEMRKAQLLVVEGTLYPLLTRLKNNGLLAYTWIESTSGPPRKYYSLSDEGKVVLEQLDKTWQELAFAVQSSIDGRNA, encoded by the coding sequence ATGATAATCGAGAACACCCAAACACAAATGAGAAAGGGCATACTGGAGTATTGCATACTTTCTATAATTGCGCGGGGGCAGATATATGCATCTGATATTATTGCAGAGATGCGCAAAGCGCAATTGCTTGTAGTTGAGGGCACTTTGTATCCGCTGTTAACCCGCCTTAAGAACAATGGCCTGCTGGCTTATACCTGGATAGAATCTACATCGGGCCCGCCGCGCAAATATTATTCACTATCTGACGAAGGAAAAGTTGTGTTGGAACAACTCGACAAAACCTGGCAGGAACTTGCCTTTGCGGTACAATCATCAATAGACGGTCGCAACGCTTAA
- a CDS encoding SusC/RagA family TonB-linked outer membrane protein, producing MKKHLLFSLCVLLLAFSQQLYAQNRTVTGTVTGKDDGLPLPGVSVVVPGSTIGTQTDAQGKYTLRVPAGTTALRFSFIGYGTEERAIPAGALNVALTISARQLGEVVVQGALGLNRNRNQQSYAAQTVSGESLSATRSTNISSELSGKVAGLEVRQSSSLGGSTNVVIRGAKSIYGNNQALYVVDGVPFSNGGLNSASINQSGQRSGTGGYDYGSPANDINPDDVESVTVLKGAAATALYGSQGANGVILITTKKAKKGLGITINAGIGTGSIDKTTFAKYQKQYGGGYGNYYDDPTGYFLYQDVNGDGKPDLIDPLTEDASYGAKFDPNLLVYQWDAFYPSSPNYLKATPWVAAANDPSKFFTRATQNNESIFITNANDNGSFKLGYTRDNQTGIMPNSNILKQNVDFSGSYNVTSKLTASANISYINTVGLGRYGTGYQSDNILNSFRQWYQVNNDVYELRDQYFASGGQNTTWNLSAPFNTTPIYWDNPYFIRYQNYNSDTRNRYFGNVAANYKVTSWLNILGRATVDNWTQLQEERRQVGSVGVSGYTRRNLGFTESNYDLIASADKDLTKDLNLKAVLGGNIRKQRYQTISASTNGGLVVPGIYAVSNSVSQPVAPVEGDQQRELDGVYGELNLTYAKVINIDGTIRRDASSTLPKGANVYYYPSVAVGFIFSNLLKDYKWLSYGKLRGNYAQVGNDATPYSTIDTYSIGTPYGSSSQTYISTTKNLPNLRPERTQSTEAGLELQFFNNRLGLDATYYVTKTKDQLIPVSVSTATGFSSTYRNAGTVQNKGIELALTGTPLKTSDFSWNLGVNYTRNRNKLIETFNDATGNPANNLLLASFQGGVTLNATLGEPLGTIRGSNYVFLNGQRVVKANGRYQLSATSNEVIGNYNPDWIGGITNTFKYKNFTLSFLVDMRKGGQVFSLDMYYGLATGLYPETAGNNDLGNPSRNTLATGGGIILPGVKADGTPNTTRVSNTVYGTYGYVYNPNAAFIYDASYVKLREASLGYSFPQKWISGLGPVKGVDVSVNGHNLWIIHKNVPYADPEETLSSGNLQGYQSGAMPTVRSFILNLRVKF from the coding sequence ATGAAAAAACATTTACTTTTTTCTTTGTGCGTACTTCTATTAGCTTTTTCGCAACAGCTATACGCGCAAAACCGTACTGTTACAGGTACGGTGACTGGTAAAGATGACGGATTGCCCCTACCTGGTGTATCTGTTGTCGTTCCGGGCAGTACCATCGGTACACAAACAGATGCTCAAGGTAAGTATACCCTGCGCGTACCGGCTGGTACTACCGCATTAAGGTTTAGCTTTATAGGATATGGTACAGAAGAGCGTGCCATCCCGGCAGGCGCTTTAAACGTTGCATTGACCATTTCTGCCAGGCAACTGGGCGAGGTTGTGGTACAAGGCGCGTTAGGCTTAAATCGTAACCGTAACCAGCAATCTTATGCTGCGCAAACAGTAAGCGGCGAAAGTCTTTCTGCAACACGTAGCACTAACATTTCCAGCGAGTTATCAGGTAAAGTGGCAGGTTTGGAAGTTCGTCAGAGCAGCAGCCTTGGCGGTTCTACCAACGTGGTTATCCGTGGTGCAAAATCTATCTACGGTAACAACCAGGCACTTTATGTGGTTGATGGTGTTCCTTTCAGCAACGGTGGTTTAAACAGTGCTTCTATTAATCAAAGCGGTCAGCGTAGCGGTACCGGTGGTTATGACTACGGTAGCCCTGCGAATGATATCAACCCTGATGATGTTGAGTCTGTGACTGTATTGAAAGGTGCTGCTGCAACAGCGCTTTACGGTTCTCAAGGTGCAAATGGTGTAATCTTGATCACTACCAAAAAGGCTAAAAAAGGCTTGGGTATCACTATTAATGCAGGTATCGGTACCGGTTCTATAGACAAAACAACCTTTGCTAAATACCAGAAACAATATGGTGGTGGTTATGGCAACTACTATGATGACCCAACCGGTTATTTCTTGTATCAAGACGTTAACGGCGACGGTAAACCGGATTTGATCGATCCATTGACTGAGGATGCATCTTACGGTGCCAAATTTGATCCAAACCTGTTGGTCTATCAATGGGATGCTTTCTATCCGTCATCGCCAAATTATTTAAAGGCAACTCCATGGGTAGCAGCTGCTAATGATCCAAGCAAATTCTTTACCCGCGCTACTCAAAACAACGAGAGCATTTTTATCACTAACGCTAATGATAACGGTTCATTCAAATTAGGTTATACCCGCGATAACCAGACCGGTATCATGCCAAACAGTAATATCCTTAAACAAAACGTAGACTTCTCTGGCAGCTACAATGTAACCAGCAAATTGACTGCAAGTGCTAACATCAGCTACATCAACACTGTTGGTTTAGGCCGTTACGGTACGGGTTACCAGTCAGACAACATTCTTAACTCATTCCGTCAATGGTACCAGGTTAACAATGATGTTTATGAATTAAGGGACCAGTATTTTGCTTCAGGTGGCCAAAACACTACCTGGAACTTAAGTGCTCCGTTTAACACAACCCCTATCTATTGGGATAACCCTTATTTTATCCGCTATCAGAACTATAACTCTGATACACGTAACCGTTATTTTGGTAACGTAGCTGCAAACTACAAAGTAACCAGCTGGTTAAACATTTTAGGCCGTGCTACAGTTGATAACTGGACACAGTTACAAGAAGAGCGCCGCCAGGTTGGTTCTGTAGGTGTATCTGGTTATACCCGCAGAAACTTAGGTTTCACAGAGTCTAACTATGATCTGATCGCTTCTGCTGATAAGGATCTTACTAAAGACCTAAACTTGAAAGCGGTATTAGGTGGTAATATCCGTAAACAACGCTATCAAACTATTAGTGCTTCTACAAACGGCGGCTTAGTTGTTCCGGGCATTTATGCTGTTTCAAACTCTGTAAGCCAACCTGTAGCACCTGTAGAAGGTGATCAGCAACGCGAGCTTGATGGTGTTTATGGTGAGTTGAACTTGACCTACGCTAAAGTAATCAACATTGACGGTACAATACGCCGCGATGCTTCATCAACTTTACCTAAAGGCGCTAACGTTTATTATTACCCGTCAGTTGCTGTCGGTTTCATCTTCTCTAACTTACTTAAAGATTACAAATGGTTGTCTTACGGTAAATTGAGAGGTAACTATGCCCAGGTTGGTAATGATGCTACTCCATACAGTACTATTGATACTTATAGCATTGGTACTCCTTATGGCAGCTCTTCTCAAACGTATATTTCAACTACTAAAAACCTTCCTAACTTAAGGCCGGAACGTACTCAAAGTACTGAGGCTGGTTTAGAGTTGCAGTTCTTTAATAACCGTTTAGGTTTAGACGCGACTTACTATGTCACAAAAACTAAAGATCAATTAATCCCGGTTTCTGTATCAACCGCAACAGGTTTCTCAAGCACTTACAGAAACGCAGGTACTGTACAAAACAAAGGTATAGAGCTTGCTTTGACAGGTACACCTTTGAAAACCAGCGATTTCTCATGGAACCTTGGCGTTAACTATACCCGTAACCGCAACAAGCTTATCGAAACATTTAATGATGCTACCGGTAACCCAGCCAACAACTTATTGTTAGCAAGCTTCCAAGGCGGTGTTACGTTGAATGCTACATTAGGCGAACCATTGGGTACCATACGTGGCAGCAACTATGTGTTTTTAAATGGACAGCGTGTGGTTAAAGCTAACGGCCGTTACCAATTATCTGCAACATCTAATGAGGTTATTGGCAACTACAATCCCGATTGGATCGGTGGTATCACTAACACATTCAAATACAAGAACTTTACTTTAAGCTTCTTGGTTGATATGCGTAAAGGTGGCCAGGTATTCTCACTTGATATGTATTACGGTTTGGCGACAGGTTTATATCCTGAAACTGCGGGTAACAATGATTTGGGTAACCCATCAAGAAATACTCTCGCAACAGGTGGTGGTATAATCCTACCAGGAGTAAAAGCTGATGGTACTCCAAATACTACAAGGGTAAGTAACACCGTTTATGGTACATACGGTTATGTATATAATCCAAATGCGGCCTTTATTTACGACGCTAGCTATGTTAAACTGCGTGAAGCTTCTTTGGGATATTCTTTCCCTCAGAAATGGATCTCTGGTTTAGGACCTGTTAAAGGCGTAGACGTATCTGTAAACGGTCACAACTTATGGATCATCCACAAAAACGTTCCTTATGCAGATCCTGAAGAGACATTGTCTTCAGGTAACTTGCAAGGTTATCAAAGTGGAGCAATGCCAACCGTGCGTTCATTCATATTAAATTTAAGAGTTAAATTTTAA
- a CDS encoding SusD/RagB family nutrient-binding outer membrane lipoprotein produces MKKLLYIVLPALLVITSCKKNLTDLNVNPKSPTTVPAAGEFTGAEHTFANILSSASVNLNIFRLIEQQWQETTYTDESNYDINTRPIPDAIWNAFYRDALENFEQAKKLGAADPASKVNNAMVDVMEVYSYYYLTTTFGNVPYSQALNPDNLFPVYDDALTVYKSLLTRLDADITALGSGTSSFGAADLLYGGSATQWKKAAATLKLKMAITLSDADNATAKAAAESAATAGLFTSNADNMTFAYLSAPPNTNPVWVDLVQSGRQDFVANTVLVTTLKSLNDPRLSFFFTTDANGGYSGAAPGASANYSAFSKPSTTITQQTYPGLLLSYSEMQFDLAEAVERGYNVGGTAAAHYNEGVTASITFWGGTAAQATTYLAQPTVAYATAAGTYKQKIGIQKWISFYNRGWDAWINQRRLDYPVLTAPATARTAFPVRFTYPVQEGNVNGPNFTAAGAAIGGNTVTTKLFFDKF; encoded by the coding sequence ATGAAAAAACTATTATACATTGTTTTGCCGGCGTTGTTAGTTATAACGTCGTGCAAAAAGAACCTAACGGATCTCAATGTAAACCCTAAGTCGCCTACCACTGTACCTGCTGCAGGCGAGTTTACTGGTGCGGAGCATACATTTGCCAACATCCTGTCTTCTGCCAGCGTTAACTTGAATATATTCAGGTTAATTGAGCAGCAATGGCAAGAAACCACTTACACAGATGAGTCTAACTACGATATTAACACCAGGCCAATTCCCGATGCGATCTGGAATGCCTTTTATCGTGACGCGTTAGAAAACTTTGAACAAGCAAAAAAACTTGGTGCTGCAGACCCTGCTTCAAAAGTTAACAACGCAATGGTTGACGTAATGGAGGTTTATAGCTATTACTATTTGACAACTACATTTGGCAATGTTCCTTACAGCCAGGCGCTTAACCCTGACAACTTGTTCCCGGTTTATGACGACGCTTTAACTGTGTACAAAAGCTTGTTAACAAGGCTTGACGCGGATATTACCGCATTAGGCTCAGGTACATCAAGCTTTGGTGCTGCTGACCTTCTATATGGTGGCAGTGCAACTCAATGGAAAAAAGCTGCTGCAACGTTGAAGCTTAAAATGGCTATCACGCTTTCTGATGCTGATAACGCTACTGCGAAAGCAGCAGCAGAGTCTGCAGCTACCGCAGGCTTGTTTACTTCAAACGCCGATAACATGACCTTTGCTTACCTAAGCGCTCCACCTAATACCAATCCGGTTTGGGTTGACTTAGTGCAAAGCGGCCGTCAGGATTTCGTAGCTAACACCGTCTTAGTAACTACGTTGAAAAGCCTGAATGATCCAAGATTATCATTCTTCTTTACAACTGATGCTAACGGTGGCTATTCTGGTGCTGCACCGGGCGCAAGTGCTAACTACTCAGCGTTCTCTAAACCATCAACTACTATAACTCAGCAAACTTATCCTGGTTTGTTGTTAAGCTACTCTGAAATGCAGTTTGACCTAGCTGAGGCAGTAGAAAGAGGTTATAACGTTGGTGGTACAGCAGCAGCTCACTACAACGAGGGCGTTACCGCTTCTATCACTTTCTGGGGTGGTACAGCAGCACAGGCTACTACTTACCTTGCACAGCCAACTGTGGCTTATGCAACCGCAGCCGGTACTTACAAACAAAAGATCGGTATCCAAAAATGGATCTCTTTCTACAACCGTGGATGGGATGCATGGATAAACCAACGCAGATTAGATTACCCTGTGTTGACAGCTCCTGCTACTGCACGTACCGCTTTCCCGGTTAGGTTTACCTACCCAGTACAGGAAGGTAACGTTAACGGTCCTAACTTCACCGCTGCAGGCGCTGCAATTGGTGGAAATACTGTTACTACTAAACTATTCTTCGATAAATTCTAA
- a CDS encoding PspC domain-containing protein, whose translation MNKTIIININGTVFHIEEQAYEILKAYMTAVKRHFFDSEDSLEITTDIENRVAELFTEILAREGRQAIIDQDVHAVIEQMGAVEDFDNAPTGATAGDSYYQTHTSQRRLFRDPDDHLVGGVCAGIANYFDAPAVWVRLAFALSVIFAGTGFFLYIILWIVLPKAQTRADRMAMKGEKLDLQGFKRNFEAEAVNLRERLNEAGHHAKPFIYRFRDFLGEFFGFLGKAIGQSGNLLLKLIGIAFMLSFFCMAIAVIVAYISFMMFGHTELQFIFPFSVLGVQYNTALYTSAFFAIIIPLVILIVLFARLAFNTARLSSSALTVLGVLWVCAVTLSIYYAARISANFRYSASFGKTVNIAATKNNVYHLKLNDKKYLTAEDSARLNVQSRFHGFIVIDGDEDDMGEPNNVSISVEKSDVAQPTLFERFSANGATYDQALMNARNTVYNFTQKDSVLTFDRSLHRNYNEQWHNQEILLVLKVPVNSTVLVDKNLNRPLSLNIWGCLDDNKTPDATYATFKMQPTGLECKVDTLKRDTVRVTDTVKVFAKPTVAPKHLKKVK comes from the coding sequence ATGAATAAAACAATCATTATAAACATAAACGGCACTGTATTTCATATTGAGGAACAGGCCTACGAAATATTAAAGGCATACATGACGGCTGTTAAGCGTCATTTCTTTGATTCTGAAGACAGCCTTGAGATCACTACCGATATTGAAAACCGCGTAGCCGAACTATTTACAGAGATACTGGCCCGCGAAGGCCGCCAGGCGATCATAGACCAGGATGTGCACGCGGTAATTGAACAAATGGGCGCGGTTGAGGATTTTGACAATGCCCCTACCGGTGCCACTGCAGGTGACAGCTACTATCAAACGCACACCAGTCAGCGCCGCTTGTTCCGCGATCCGGATGACCATCTGGTTGGCGGCGTGTGCGCAGGCATCGCAAATTATTTTGACGCGCCTGCTGTTTGGGTAAGACTGGCCTTCGCCCTATCAGTGATATTTGCAGGCACGGGTTTCTTTCTATACATTATATTATGGATAGTGCTGCCTAAAGCACAAACCCGCGCCGACCGCATGGCCATGAAAGGTGAAAAACTGGACCTGCAAGGTTTTAAAAGAAACTTTGAGGCTGAAGCAGTAAATCTTCGCGAACGGCTCAACGAGGCAGGCCACCACGCTAAACCTTTTATCTATCGTTTCAGGGATTTTTTGGGCGAGTTCTTCGGTTTTCTGGGCAAGGCCATAGGGCAATCTGGTAACCTGTTGCTTAAACTAATAGGCATTGCCTTTATGTTATCCTTTTTCTGCATGGCTATAGCCGTAATTGTAGCCTATATCTCTTTTATGATGTTTGGCCATACAGAGCTGCAGTTTATTTTCCCCTTCAGTGTTTTAGGGGTGCAGTACAATACCGCTTTGTATACGTCGGCGTTCTTTGCAATTATTATCCCGCTGGTAATCCTTATTGTATTATTTGCAAGGCTGGCATTCAATACCGCACGTTTAAGTTCGTCGGCATTGACCGTGTTAGGCGTATTGTGGGTATGCGCCGTAACGCTTAGCATTTACTATGCGGCACGGATCAGCGCGAACTTCAGGTATTCTGCAAGTTTTGGCAAAACTGTAAACATCGCCGCTACAAAGAACAATGTGTATCACCTTAAACTGAATGATAAGAAATACCTTACGGCAGAAGATAGCGCACGTTTAAATGTACAATCGCGCTTCCATGGCTTTATTGTAATAGATGGCGATGAAGACGATATGGGTGAACCGAACAATGTATCGATATCGGTAGAAAAAAGTGATGTAGCCCAGCCTACCCTTTTTGAACGTTTCAGCGCTAACGGCGCAACCTATGATCAGGCGCTGATGAACGCCCGTAACACAGTGTATAATTTCACTCAGAAAGACTCGGTATTAACCTTTGACCGTTCTTTGCATAGAAATTATAATGAGCAATGGCACAATCAGGAAATATTACTGGTTTTAAAGGTGCCGGTTAATTCAACTGTACTAGTTGATAAAAACCTTAATCGTCCGTTAAGCCTGAATATTTGGGGATGCCTTGACGATAACAAAACGCCGGATGCTACTTATGCAACCTTTAAGATGCAGCCAACCGGTTTAGAGTGTAAGGTTGATACCTTAAAGAGGGATACAGTGAGAGTTACAGATACTGTAAAAGTATTTGCCAAACCAACGGTCGCCCCAAAGCACCTGAAGAAAGTTAAATAA